One genomic window of Magnolia sinica isolate HGM2019 chromosome 3, MsV1, whole genome shotgun sequence includes the following:
- the LOC131240964 gene encoding G-type lectin S-receptor-like serine/threonine-protein kinase SD2-5, translated as MVPCIFFFAILSFPSCLFSTVTTYVEPSWSDHTWSNNNSIIDTIDYGDGSFVRLIFKANSSDPDVPVFACGFICTGTCDSYFLAIVFLRAFNASATDPQEGFPGLVWLANRDNPIRENGTLTLTSDGDLVLRDSDGTKVWSTDTSGKSVVGIVLQENGNLQLYSINYRVWESFDHPTDTLLPGQKLYEGRRLIASSSAKNCSSGQYYAEMTSAGFAAFVEADPPLKYVQLMPDPNLHRGLNRRMVALHWNISNNTIPRDSFFLCSLYECKDLPYPGSRPTTYAALYGKNLVLTIGETNYSYQVSPDSTVGSYQYLRLGFDGHLRTYQWRKNDILRGVYDFVVQRLDDCQYPHDCGDYGVCSRGVKCSCPKALDGLDYFKRNRGTLPSQGCSEITPLSCQSPLDYHRLVNFGNLSYFNFIDSGAAVPKLKDLEGCKQACLKNCTCKAAFFNYGSNTSDGYCYLLTKILSIRADPIPGTNISKSSAFVKIQLPIPGTNSASRNKVHLAAIISGSVALLVVFILFAMCIVISRKKKKEREDEGEYFKQVLGMPGRFSYEDLRIATDDFREKLGEGGFGSVFKGVLEDGTKIAVKQLEKTGQGMKEFLAEVETIGNIHHFNLVRLIGFCADRSHRLLVYEYMINRSLDHWIFNGNKNQVLDWQTRKKIILDVAKGLAYLHEDCHQRIVHLDIKPQNILLDDNFNAKVSDFGLSKMIDRDQSQVQTTMRGTPGYLAPEWRQLRITLKVDIYSFGIVVLEIVCGRKNLDHSCSEPSMHLLRLLQEKAEENHLIDIIDGSSADMELHREEAMKMIKLAAWCLQDDHTRRPLMSMVVKVLEGAMEVEPEISYRFCNAMACNPTTRADFHVFSDPPQASVLSGPR; from the coding sequence ATGGTTCCCTGCATCTTCTTCTTCGCAATTCTCAGCTTTCCTTCCTGTCTTTTCTCTACTGTCACGACGTACGTAGAACCTAGTTGGAGCGATCATACATGGTCGAACAACAATTCGATAATCGACACCATCGACTATGGAGACGGCTCCTTTGTGAGGTTAATCTTTAAGGCGAACAGCTCCGATCCGGACGTACCAGTCTTCGCGTGCGGATTTATCTGCACTGGCACCTGTGATTCCTATTTCCTTGCAATCGTTTTTCTCAGAGCATTCAATGCCAGCGCAACCGATCCTCAAGAAGGCTTTCCAGGCCTTGTTTGGTTAGCCAACAGAGATAACCCCATAAGAGAGAATGGGACGTTGACTCTGACCTCCGATGGAGATCTGGTACTGCGAGATTCTGATGGCACCAAAGTCTGGTCTACTGACACGTCCGGTAAGTCCGTTGTCGGCATTGTCCTTCAAGAAAATGGAAATCTTCAGCTTTACAGTATCAACTACAGGGTTTGGGAGTCGTTTGATCATCCGACCGACACATTACTCCCAGGTCAGAAGTTATATGAGGGCCGTCGGCTTATTGCCAGCTCCTCAGCTAAGAATTGCAGCAGCGGGCAGTACTACGCTGAGATGACTTCAGCTGGTTTTGCTGCGTTTGTCGAAGCAGATCCACCATTGAAGTATGTTCAGTTGATGCCGGATCCAAATCTTCATAGAGGACTGAATCGAAGAATGGTGGCTTTGCACTGGAACATATCAAACAATACAATTCCGAGAGATTCCTTCTTCCTGTGTTCTCTCTATGAATGCAAGGATTTACCTTATCCTGGAAGCAGACCAACAACCTATGCGGCACTCTATGGCAAAAACCTTGTCCTTACCATTGGAGAAACCAACTATAGTTATCAGGTATCCCCCGACTCCACAGTTGGATCCTATCAGTACCTGAGGCTGGGTTTCGATGGGCATCTGAGGACTTACCAGTGgcgaaaaaatgatattttgagagGGGTTTATGATTTCGTAGTTCAACGTTTGGATGATTGCCAGTATCCTCACGATTGTGGCGATTATGGAGTTTGCAGCAGAGGCGTCAAATGTAGTTGTCCGAAGGCATTGGATGGGTTGGACTACTTCAAGCGAAACAGAGGAACATTGCCAAGCCAGGGATGCTCTGAAATCACTCCTTTGTCTTGCCAGAGTCCATTAGATTATCACCGTCTTGTGAATTTTGGAAACCTTTCCTACTTCAACTTCATTGATTCAGGTGCTGCCGTTCCGAAATTGAAAGATCTGGAAGGATGCAAGCAGGCATGTTTGAAAAACTGCACTTGCAAAGCTGCTTTCTTTAATTATGGCAGCAACACTTCCGATGGATACTGCTATTTGCTGACCAAGATCCTGTCGATACGAGCAGACCCAATACCAGGTACTAACATTTCCAAGTCATCTGCATTCGTCAAGATTCAACTCCCAATACCAGGCACCAACAGTGCGTCCAGAAACAAAGTCCATTTAGCTGCAATAATCTCAGGGTCTGTAGCATTGCTAGTTGTTTTTATTCTATTTGCTATGTGCATTGTGatttcaaggaagaagaagaaagagagggaggatgAAGGGGAATATTTCAAACAAGTACTGGGAATGCCCGGGAGATTCTCTTATGAGGACCTGCGCATTGCAACAGATGATTTCAGGGAAAAGCTTGGAGAAGGAGGATTTGGATCTGTGTTTAAAGGAGTTCTCGAAGATGGCACCAAAATTGCAGTGAAACAATTGGAAAAAACAGGGCAAGGAATGAAGGAGTTCTTGGCAGAGGTCGAAACGATAGGCAACATCCACCATTTCAATCTCGTGCGGTTGATTGGCTTTTGTGCAGACAGATCTCACCGACTTCTAGTTTATGAGTACATGATCAACCGATCTTTGGATCACTGGATATTCAATGGAAATAAGAATCAGGTTCTAGATTGGCAAACCCGAAAGAAGATTATACTGGATGTAGCAAAAGGGCTGGCTTATCTTCACGAAGATTGTCATCAAAGAATCGTTCATTTGGATATCAAGCCTCAGAACATTCTCTTGGATGACAACTTCAACGCCAAAGTTTCAGATTTTGGGTTATCGAAGATGATAGATAGAGACCAAAGCCAAGTACAGACGACAATGAGAGGAACTCCAGGGTATCTTGCTCCGGAATGGCGACAGCTTAGAATTACGTTGAAGGTAGACATCTATAGTTTTGGGATCGTTGTTCTTGAGATTGTTTGTGGAAGGAAGAACTTGGATCACTCTTGTTCAGAACCAAGCATGCATCTGCTTAGGTTGTTGCAGGAGAAGGCCGAGGAGAACCATCTGATTGACATCATCGATGGGTCAAGTGCTGATATGGAATTGCATAGAGAAGAAGCCATGAAAATGATTAAGCTGGCAGCATGGTGCTTGCAGGATGATCATACAAGAAGGCCTCTGATGTCTATGGTGGTGAAGGTCCTAGAGGGAGCAATGGAAGTAGAGCCAGAGATCAGTTATAGATTTTGCAATGCCATGGCATGCAATCCTACTACTAGGGCTGATTTTCACGTCTTCTCGGATCCACCACAGGCGTCAGTGCTCTCAGGGCCTAGATAA